A DNA window from Candidatus Eisenbacteria bacterium contains the following coding sequences:
- a CDS encoding Ku protein, whose product MSAHSIASATISFGLVTIPIRLYSTGQSSESISFRMLHKKDAAPLKQQYICSKEGKVVERDEIVKGYEYAKDSYVVFTPEELKAVEEEATRAIAITEFVPVAAVDPVYYDRPYYLGPDKGAERAYKLLSKAMMQAEVVGLAQYAARGKQYLVMLRAMEGGLVMQQLRYAEEVRPFSEIGVPNVDVKPEELKLAMQLMEQNIQEKFHPERYKDTVRERMMEIIQQKVEGQEITFAEAEEPKAQIIDLMDALKASLGVEEDGRRTSKASKPAADRKPARRSPRGHAKVEAPKKRASR is encoded by the coding sequence ATGAGCGCACATTCGATTGCTTCGGCGACCATTTCTTTTGGTCTGGTGACGATTCCCATCCGGCTCTACTCCACCGGACAGAGCTCCGAGTCTATCTCCTTCCGCATGCTCCACAAGAAGGACGCCGCTCCCCTCAAGCAGCAGTACATCTGCTCGAAGGAAGGCAAGGTGGTCGAGCGGGACGAGATCGTCAAAGGCTACGAGTACGCCAAGGACAGCTACGTCGTCTTCACGCCCGAGGAGCTCAAGGCGGTGGAAGAAGAGGCGACGCGCGCGATCGCGATCACCGAGTTCGTCCCGGTCGCCGCGGTCGACCCGGTCTACTACGACCGGCCTTACTACCTGGGCCCCGACAAGGGCGCCGAGCGCGCTTACAAGCTGCTCAGCAAAGCGATGATGCAGGCCGAGGTCGTCGGGCTCGCGCAATACGCGGCGCGTGGCAAGCAGTACCTGGTGATGCTGCGGGCGATGGAAGGCGGCCTGGTCATGCAACAGCTCCGCTACGCCGAAGAGGTGCGCCCCTTCTCCGAGATCGGGGTGCCCAACGTCGACGTCAAGCCCGAGGAGCTGAAGCTCGCCATGCAGCTCATGGAGCAGAACATCCAGGAGAAGTTCCACCCCGAGCGCTACAAGGACACGGTGCGGGAGCGGATGATGGAGATCATCCAGCAGAAGGTGGAAGGGCAGGAGATCACCTTCGCCGAGGCCGAAGAGCCGAAAGCCCAGATCATCGATCTCATGGACGCGCTCAAGGCGAGCCTGGGTGTCGAGGAGGACGGGCGAAGGACGAGCAAGGCCTCGAAGCCGGCCGCCGACCGCAAGCCGGCTCGCCGCTCGCCGCGAGGACACGCCAAGGTGGAGGCGCCGAAGAAGCGAGCCTCGCGTTAG
- the ligD gene encoding DNA ligase D, with the protein MPGTPKTDRLTQYRKKRKAEATPEPFGEASAERPYLFVIQKHAARRTHYDLRLEWNGTLISWAVPNGPSLDPSEKRLAVHVEDHPVEYADFEGVIPAGNYGAGAVILWDRGRWVPIDDPDQLEASGKLHFELHGYKLRGEWILVRTKRGPKDWLLYKKKDAWARPGEPPFGEESILSGLTVEELGEGKTGAREIASALGKLKAKHGHVDPAKLELMLCETAEKAFSGKDWLFELKYDGYRMIAARTSDGVPYLRYRNGNDVTAIFPEIAKAVRALPCGDAVLDGEAVVLDETGKPSFARLQQRGQIRRARDAERAAVEHPVTLVVFDLLGLEGHDLRGLPLTRRKELLRKLVPKTGALRYSDHVEARGEELFERVRDMGLEGLIAKKADAPYRGGRSNQWLKLVADRSGDFVVVGYTAGKGGRGGFGALHVGAYLDDGRLVYCGRAGSGFNARQLEEMGADLEAIARDQPACIGSLPVGHEHHWVEPRMVVEVRYKTWTTEGLLRHPVFSRVREDKKPEECLYSALPGPRPDSAVAGNGPPPKRSPFSRGKRVRVTDAPAQTPEPEPEGPPEIKFTNLTKIFWPAERYTKGDLIDYYRSAWPWLEPYLMDRPCVLTRYPDGIEGKSFYQKDAPTFLPDWIRRAPIWSEDGQKDIRYIVCEDETTMAYLANLGTIPLHIWHSRVETLQRPDWCLVDLDPKGAPFSDVILLARAVHELCEDIGLPSLPKTTGSTGIHILIPLGRQLTYEQSRMLGNLLARVIHDQHPKISTIQRMISSRGGKVYLDYLQNRHGQLMVTPFSVRPLPGATVSMPLTWEEVNPKLENGRFTIKNAIARMEKLGKDPMRAVLEMKPDLTRALARLAGRVGNGEG; encoded by the coding sequence GTGCCAGGCACCCCCAAAACCGACCGGCTGACGCAGTACCGCAAGAAGCGCAAAGCCGAGGCAACGCCCGAGCCTTTTGGCGAGGCCTCGGCCGAGCGGCCTTACCTTTTCGTGATCCAGAAGCACGCCGCCCGGCGGACCCATTACGACCTGCGGCTCGAATGGAACGGGACGCTGATCTCGTGGGCGGTCCCCAACGGGCCGTCCCTCGATCCGAGCGAGAAGCGCCTCGCGGTGCACGTCGAGGACCACCCGGTCGAGTACGCGGACTTCGAAGGCGTCATCCCGGCCGGAAACTACGGCGCCGGTGCCGTGATCCTGTGGGATCGCGGGCGCTGGGTGCCGATCGACGACCCCGACCAGCTCGAGGCTTCCGGCAAGCTCCACTTCGAGCTGCATGGATACAAGCTGCGTGGCGAGTGGATCCTGGTGCGCACCAAGCGCGGCCCCAAGGACTGGCTGCTCTACAAGAAGAAGGACGCGTGGGCGCGCCCCGGCGAGCCGCCCTTCGGCGAGGAATCGATCCTCTCCGGGCTCACCGTGGAAGAGCTCGGTGAAGGCAAGACCGGCGCGCGAGAGATCGCGTCGGCGCTTGGAAAGCTCAAGGCCAAGCACGGCCACGTCGATCCGGCGAAGCTCGAGCTGATGCTGTGCGAAACCGCGGAGAAGGCTTTCTCCGGCAAGGACTGGCTCTTCGAGCTCAAGTACGACGGCTATCGAATGATCGCGGCGCGCACATCCGACGGCGTGCCGTATCTCCGCTACCGGAACGGCAATGATGTCACCGCGATCTTCCCGGAGATCGCCAAAGCGGTGCGCGCCCTGCCGTGCGGCGACGCGGTGCTGGACGGAGAAGCCGTCGTGCTGGACGAGACCGGCAAGCCGAGCTTCGCCCGCCTCCAGCAGCGTGGCCAGATCCGGCGCGCGCGCGATGCCGAGCGGGCCGCGGTCGAGCACCCGGTGACGCTCGTCGTGTTCGACCTGCTCGGGCTCGAAGGCCACGACCTGCGTGGCCTGCCGCTCACCCGGCGCAAGGAGCTGCTGCGGAAGCTGGTGCCGAAGACCGGCGCGCTCCGCTATTCCGACCACGTCGAGGCGCGCGGCGAGGAGCTGTTCGAGCGCGTGCGCGACATGGGCCTGGAAGGGCTGATCGCCAAGAAGGCCGACGCGCCCTACCGCGGCGGGCGGTCCAATCAATGGCTCAAGCTGGTGGCCGACCGCTCTGGGGACTTCGTCGTGGTGGGCTACACCGCGGGAAAGGGCGGGCGCGGCGGATTCGGCGCCCTCCACGTCGGCGCCTACCTGGACGATGGCCGCCTCGTCTATTGCGGACGCGCCGGCAGCGGCTTCAACGCGCGCCAGCTCGAGGAGATGGGCGCCGATCTCGAGGCCATCGCCCGCGACCAGCCGGCGTGCATCGGCTCGCTGCCGGTCGGGCACGAGCACCACTGGGTCGAGCCGCGTATGGTCGTGGAAGTCCGCTACAAGACGTGGACGACCGAAGGCCTGCTGCGTCACCCGGTGTTCTCGCGCGTGCGCGAGGACAAGAAACCCGAAGAGTGCTTGTACTCCGCACTACCCGGCCCGCGCCCCGACTCCGCCGTCGCGGGCAACGGCCCGCCGCCCAAGCGCTCGCCGTTCTCTCGCGGCAAGCGGGTGCGGGTGACCGATGCGCCAGCTCAGACTCCGGAGCCCGAGCCCGAGGGGCCACCCGAGATCAAGTTCACCAATCTCACCAAGATCTTCTGGCCGGCCGAGCGCTACACGAAGGGCGATCTGATCGACTACTACCGATCCGCCTGGCCGTGGCTCGAGCCCTACCTCATGGACCGGCCATGCGTGCTGACCCGCTACCCCGACGGCATCGAAGGCAAGAGCTTCTATCAGAAGGACGCGCCGACTTTCCTCCCGGACTGGATCCGTCGCGCGCCGATCTGGAGCGAGGATGGCCAGAAGGACATCCGCTACATCGTGTGCGAGGACGAGACGACCATGGCGTACCTCGCCAATCTCGGCACCATTCCGCTCCACATCTGGCACAGCCGGGTGGAGACGCTGCAGCGGCCCGACTGGTGTCTGGTGGATCTGGATCCGAAGGGAGCGCCCTTCTCCGACGTCATCCTGCTGGCGCGCGCCGTCCACGAGCTGTGCGAGGACATCGGGCTTCCGAGCCTTCCGAAGACCACCGGCTCGACCGGCATCCACATCCTGATCCCGTTGGGGCGCCAGCTCACCTACGAGCAGTCGCGGATGCTCGGCAATCTGCTGGCGCGCGTCATCCACGACCAGCATCCCAAGATCTCGACCATCCAGCGCATGATCAGCTCACGTGGCGGCAAGGTCTACCTCGACTACCTGCAGAACCGCCATGGCCAGCTCATGGTCACGCCGTTCAGCGTTCGGCCGCTGCCGGGCGCGACGGTCTCCATGCCGCTCACGTGGGAGGAGGTGAACCCCAAGCTCGAGAACGGCAGGTTCACGATCAAGAACGCGATCGCGCGCATGGAGAAGCTGGGCAAGGACCCGATGCGAGCGGTGCTCGAGATGAAGCCCGATCTCACCCGCGCCCTGGCGAGGCTTGCCGGGCGCGTCGGGAACGGCGAAGGCTGA
- a CDS encoding tetratricopeptide repeat protein, whose product MDSSSTVRQAAYASGYPARDVARLLGLTVPQISAFVRAGCLSPQRGPGRELRFSFQDLVLLRAAKDLIERMPARRVQRALMKLREQLPAGRQLAALRLTAEGEDIVVRDGASAWNPVSGQAVLDLDVRSLVSAVAPLARQAADAAQESDGMDAEDWFHLGCDLEPVEPERAREAYRRAVELSPEHADAHLNLGCLLHEAGRHSEAEAHYRAALATRPEDATAAFNLGVALEDLRRPHAAATAYEKALELDDGFADAHFNLARLWERLGQPRKAIRHLHEFRRLGGEAPASR is encoded by the coding sequence ATGGACAGCTCCTCGACGGTCAGGCAGGCAGCCTACGCCAGCGGGTACCCCGCCCGTGACGTCGCACGCCTTCTCGGGCTCACGGTGCCGCAGATCTCGGCATTCGTTCGCGCCGGCTGCCTGAGCCCTCAGCGCGGACCCGGCCGCGAGCTTCGCTTCTCCTTCCAGGATCTGGTGCTGCTCCGCGCCGCCAAGGACCTGATCGAGCGCATGCCGGCGCGGCGCGTGCAGCGGGCGCTGATGAAGCTCCGCGAGCAGCTTCCCGCAGGACGGCAGCTGGCGGCGCTGCGACTTACCGCCGAGGGTGAGGACATCGTGGTGCGCGACGGCGCGTCGGCCTGGAATCCCGTGTCCGGCCAGGCGGTTCTCGACCTCGACGTCCGGTCACTCGTGTCGGCCGTCGCGCCGCTCGCGCGGCAGGCGGCGGACGCGGCGCAGGAGAGCGACGGAATGGACGCCGAGGATTGGTTCCACCTCGGCTGCGACCTCGAGCCGGTCGAGCCCGAGCGCGCGCGGGAAGCGTATCGCCGCGCGGTCGAGCTGTCGCCGGAGCACGCCGATGCCCATCTGAACCTCGGCTGCCTGCTGCACGAGGCGGGTCGGCACTCCGAAGCCGAGGCACACTACCGCGCCGCCCTTGCGACCCGCCCGGAGGACGCCACCGCGGCCTTCAACCTGGGCGTGGCGCTCGAGGACCTGCGCCGGCCCCACGCGGCGGCGACGGCCTACGAGAAGGCGCTCGAGCTGGACGATGGCTTTGCGGATGCCCACTTCAATCTCGCGCGGCTGTGGGAGCGGCTCGGCCAGCCGCGCAAGGCGATCCGTCATCTCCACGAATTCCGCCGCCTCGGCGGCGAGGCGCCGGCGAGCCGCTAA